The Macrobrachium nipponense isolate FS-2020 chromosome 1, ASM1510439v2, whole genome shotgun sequence genome includes a window with the following:
- the LOC135218946 gene encoding uncharacterized protein LOC135218946 yields the protein MEHREVINLCLWKLSTMASSSQGMIKKIHTYRYEDIVKEQGRDVMAMILQVILEESSQKSSTQEKLKDIGIYSKLDKNVRLKIDASQPLDEQDITFLFSIIFTYLKVRPLDPKLMDLLREVKFQRNEVSHEYHELTKSELETKVTALHQLLAEALNEAEKLYPGDSARSTKFNDMRLKVDQSISEILETKVRESLDPSNPEDYKIQREEHKDFWSQSEADIQCEAKDSLLKDWGTRYRISLMGWLAQSQLTKPSNIAVSLKMETEKVLHNLLPVSEEISFIQNDIIGLKDKKGNNPEAVLISGEAGMGKTTLLRLIGEKWTERQHDYFPGLDSYLLVFYFEFRDRTSNT from the coding sequence AAATTTGTGCTTATGGAAACTCAGCACAATGGCAAGCAGCTCACAAGGAATGATAAAGAAGATCCACACCTACCGTTACGAGGATATCGTGAAAGAGCAGGGAAGAGATGTAATGGCTATGATCTTACAAGTTATCCTTGAGGAAAGCAGTCAGAAGAGCAGTacccaagagaaattaaaagacATTGGTATTTACAGCAAACTTGACAAAAACGTTCGCCTGAAAATAGATGCAAGTCAACCATTAGATGAACAAGATATTACTTTTCTCTTCAGCATTATCTTCACATATTTGAAAGTAAGACCTCTAGATCCCAAACTAATGGATTTGTTAAGAGAGGTAAAGTTCCAAAGAAATGAAGTTTCTCATGAGTACCATGAGCTTACTAAGTCAGAATTAGAAACTAAAGTGACTGCTTTACATCAGCTGCTAGCAGAAGCCCTAAATGAAGCAGAAAAACTTTATCCCGGTGACAGTGCTCGAAGCACAAAGTTTAACGACATGAGACTGAAAGTGGACCAGTCCATCAGTGAGATTTTAGAAACAAAAGTGCGCGAATCACTGGATCCTTCTAATCCTGAAGATTATAAGATCCAGAGAGAAGAACACAAGGATTTCTGGAGTCAAAGTGAGGCAGATATCCAATGTGAGGCAAAAGATTCGCTTTTGAAGGACTGGGGGACAAGATACCGAATCAGTTTAATGGGATggctggcacaaagccagctgACAAAGCCAAGTAATATTGCTGTGTCACTTAAAATGGAAACAGAAAAGGTGTTGCACAACTTACTTCCTGTTTCTGAGGAAATAAGTTTTATTCAGAATGACATTATCGGTCTCAAAGATAAAAAAGGCAATAATCCAGAGGCTGTCCTCATATCAGGTGAGGCTGGAATGGGGAAGACCACTTTGCTCCGTCTGATTGGAGAGAAGTGGACGGAAAGACAACATGACTATTTTCCTGGTCTTGACAGCTACTTATTagtattttactttgaatttagAGACAGGACCTCGAACACTTGA
- the LOC135219660 gene encoding uncharacterized protein LOC135219660 isoform X2, with protein MAVFEEMLRITSSNAKFIVTTRPINALELAKLVNKHNRLKLSAKIVGIPVPSIVESMKLMADQAECDGDKKQEIINAYQKMVPQTKYLMTVPLYNQLITALMIACPGIKESLTSVTRLFVELRKHEMEIIAQKIGKNCVDDAIKNFMSFYNMISLIHHLHGQYELAVEVVQKFKTKCDEFSLPFEDIMSTLFTTKFSQAFLTEKIFCYKHRTDQEFGAACAICAVLENEGGLYEKIHRGNEKEIIKRFLLSLCPEESQKSTISKEDCKGLSRLFTFVTGLLSISNKVCNFIKEILEMTLTEEEGESFILDDLLQHLSESGVNPDVVDAILEEMKRRKIRKWTLRDGKTLEFAEFLIPKMKPDHISLELNVDSLTVPNARALLSKIYEARIPLSLRQTDWQTESECGFVSELFLEGATSLEILWGLLSKKAISLLSEDIQELVIRTTDLDTLEHFNTRLSSLNQLRHLCLYVKFSEIPDHGTLSCPLQFSGQFFGVCVDLNGYVGGDGTARNVAEFINSLFSEIREASMPKRFSKFPMKHLLRLRNKLSSKRPSLNRSNLIFIIASRFSGKDVVEFMSLLKTHSETSICIHETLTINEEEKKLMSEMNHIKGFNEFMLPEIGKP; from the exons ATGGCagtatttgaagaaatgttgagaaTAACATCCAGTAATGCTAAATTCATAGTGACAACGAGGCCCATTAATGCTTTAGAACTTGCAAAGCTAGTAAATAAACATAACAGGTTGAAATTGAGTGCAAAAATTGTAGGGATTCCAGTACCTTCAATTGTTGAGAGCATGAAATTGATGGCTGACCAAGCAGAGTGCGATGGCGATAAAAAACAAGAGATTATTAACGCATATCAGAAAATGGTTCCTCAAACGAAATACTTGATGACCGTTCCTTTGTACAATCAACTGATTACTGCTCTGATGATAGCATGTCCCGGGATCAAAGAATCCTTGACTTCAGTAACTAGACTATTTGTAGAATTAAGGAAACACGAGATGGAAATAATTGCTCAAAAGATTGGAAAAAACTGTGTGGATGATGCAATAAAGAACTTCATGTCTTTCTATAATATGATCTCTCTCATACACCATCTTCATGGTCAATATGAGCTTGCAGTTGAGGTTGTCCAAAAGTTTAAGACAAAATGTGATGAATTCAGCCTTCCTTTTGAAGACATCATGTCAACATTGTTCACAACCAAGTTCTCACAGGCATTTCTTACAGAGAAGATATTTTGCTACAAACATCGCACTGATCAAGAGTTTGGAGCTGCTTGTGCTATCTGTGCTGTGCTTGAAAATGAAGGAGGTCTTTATGAAAAAATCCATCGAGGCAATGAGAAGGAAATCATTAAGCGTTTCCTATTAAGTCTTTGCCCTGAAGAGTCTCAGAAGTCCACAATCAGCAAAGAAGACTGCAAAGGTCTCAGCAGACTTTTTACATTTGTCACTGGCCTCCTTTCTATATCGAATAAGGTCTGCAACTTCATTAAGGAGATACTGGAAATGACACTCACTGAAGAGGAGGGAGAATCTTTCATTTTAGATGACTTGCTTCAACATTTGTCGGAGTCAGGTGTAAATCCTGATGTAGTAGATGCAATATTAGAGGAGATGAAGAGGCGGAAAATTAGGAAGTGGACTTTACGTGACGGAAAAACCCTGGAATTTGCAGAATTCCTAATTCCCAAAATGAAACCTGACCATATCTCATTAGAGTTGAATGTAGATTCTTTGACAGTTCCAAATGCCAGGGCGCTTCTAAGCAAAATATATGAAGCAAGAATACCTCTATCACTAAGACAAACGGATTGGCAAACAGAATCTGAATGTGGGTTTGTTAGTGAACTTTTCTTGGAAGGAGCAACTTCTCTTGAAATATTGTGGGGTCTCCTGAGCAAGAAAGCAATATCCTTGCTTTCAGAGGATATACAAGAACTCGTTATAAGGACAACTGACTTGGACACATTAGAGCACTTCAACACCAGGCTCTCTTCCCTGAATCAACTGAGGCATCTAT GTCTCTATGTGAAGTTCTCTGAAATACCTGACCATGGAACACTTAGCTGTCCTCTTCAGTTCAGTGGACAGTTCTTTGGTGTTTGTGTTGACCTTAATGGCTATGTTGGAGGGGACGGCACCGCAAGAAACGTTGCTGAGTTTATTAACAGTCTCTTCTCGGAAATTAGAGAAGCCTCCATGCCCAAAAGATTTTCAAAATTTCCAATGAAGCATCTTCTTCGTCTACGAAATAAACTTTCATCAAAGAGGCCTAGTCTAAACAGATCCAACTTAATCTTCATCATCGCCTCTCGGTTTTCAG